The genomic window ATAAGGAAGCAAAGGCGGAAGCCAAAAAGGTATACCCTCTTGGGCGAAAGTATAGAGAATACAGCATGCTAACCAGAAGAAGGAGAAGCAAAAAGTTGGCAAGTTCTGTTAACCTTTGGTATATACCCTCAAGAAAGGACTTGGCTATGGCTAAAAGGGCTAAGCCAAAGGACAAGGCGGTAGCATAAAGTATGAGGACAAGGGGCATAAAGACCCAAAAGGCTAACTCACTTTCCAAAGGCTTTTTCTTGTAGACCATAGAGAAGGAAAAGTTTAGGCTTTTGGCAAAGGACAGTGCAAAGTAATAGGCAAGGGCAACAGACAGGAGAGAGCCAGAAGCTCTTTTTTCATACACGGGGAGAAGTTTCTCAAAAATTAGCTCCGCATAGGAAGGAAGATAGTCCTTTACATATTCATAAACCCTTGAAGGCTCAAGAAAAGGCAAATACATGGATACAAAACCAAGAAGCATTATCACAGAACCTACGACGGTGAGAAACTGATAGGTGAGGGACGCACTATGATATCCAAGGTTTTCTCTAAAGGCGTCTACGAAAGAAAGCACAAGGGCTCTAATATAGTTCCGCATCTCTTATGGTATATTCCACAATGCCATCTAAGGGGCTTTTGAAGGTGTATGTGTCTCCAGAAACGCTCAATATGTAATTAGGGCTTATGGGAACTTTACCCTTTCCTCCCGGCAAGTCCACTGCGTAGGTGGGTATACCCATTCCAGAAATCCTACCTCTAAGATACTCCATTATCTCAAGACCCTTCTCAAGGCTTGTCCTAAAGTGCAAAGCACCTTTGACTGGGTCGCAGTGGAAAAGATAAACGGGTCTTACCTTTATCCTAAGGAGACCTCTCATAAGCTCTAACATTACCTGTGGGTCATCGTTTATACCCTTTAGCAGGACAGTTTGGTTGTTGACTGGCACTCTATGCCTAAGAAGCCTTTCCACAGCCTCTGCGGACTCTTGGGTTATCTCTTTGGGATGATTAAAGTGGGTATTTATCCATATGGGCGAGTATTTTTCAAGGATGTGCAAAAGCTCCTCATCAAAGAACCTTTGAGGTGCAAGAACGGGAAGCCTCGTGCCAATCCTAATAATTTCCACGTGTGGAATTTTCCGTAGATTAGAAAGCACATACTCTAACTTCTCATTACTTACAGAAAGTGGCTCTCCACCAGATATTAGCACATCCCTTATTTCTTCGTGCCTTCTTACATACTCTAAAAACCTATCTATCTCTTCCCTTGTCCTTGCCCGCTCTCCCTCTTGGAAAATCCTTTTCCTCATACAGTGCCTGCAGTAAACCGCACAAAAGGTAGTCAAGGTAAAAAGCACCCTATCGGGATACCTATGAGTAAGACCCGGAATGTGTCCTTCCTCTCTAAAGGGGTCTGGCTCTCCCATAGACTGAACTCTTTCGTCCACTTCCACCGCTCTTGGAATAGCCTGAAGCCTGATGGGGTCTTGTGGGTCTTCGGGGTCCATAAGAGAAAGGTAATAGGGCGTTATAGCCATAGGATACAAGCCTGTGGTCTGGTCTATGCCTCTTTCTTCCTCTGGCGTAAGCCTTATATACCTTTTTAGCTCCTCTTTAGTTTTTATCCTGTTTTGTATCTGCCAATGATAGCTCCGCCAAAGCTCCTGTGGAACATCTGTGAAAAACTTTCTCATAACTTGTATATATGTTATACTAATCTCTAGCTGCAGTTCTGGGTTAAAAGCCCAGTGGCATCTTGGCAATTGAATAGGGTTTTGCTCTTTGAAAGCAAGGGGGTAGTATTGACTAAAGAGGTTTGAAAAGCCCTTCCTCGTTAACTTCCATTATGACGGTCTTTCCCTTTATGCTCCTTATTTGTAGGCTT from Hydrogenobacter sp. T-8 includes these protein-coding regions:
- a CDS encoding YhjD/YihY/BrkB family envelope integrity protein translates to MRNYIRALVLSFVDAFRENLGYHSASLTYQFLTVVGSVIMLLGFVSMYLPFLEPSRVYEYVKDYLPSYAELIFEKLLPVYEKRASGSLLSVALAYYFALSFAKSLNFSFSMVYKKKPLESELAFWVFMPLVLILYATALSFGLALLAIAKSFLEGIYQRLTELANFLLLLLLVSMLYSLYFRPRGYTFLASAFASLLLFILNKVFSIVVIKLISASPLYSVIGSPLLFLVWLYYSFFCLLLGACFLRRLDEPLQ
- a CDS encoding KamA family radical SAM protein, whose translation is MRKFFTDVPQELWRSYHWQIQNRIKTKEELKRYIRLTPEEERGIDQTTGLYPMAITPYYLSLMDPEDPQDPIRLQAIPRAVEVDERVQSMGEPDPFREEGHIPGLTHRYPDRVLFTLTTFCAVYCRHCMRKRIFQEGERARTREEIDRFLEYVRRHEEIRDVLISGGEPLSVSNEKLEYVLSNLRKIPHVEIIRIGTRLPVLAPQRFFDEELLHILEKYSPIWINTHFNHPKEITQESAEAVERLLRHRVPVNNQTVLLKGINDDPQVMLELMRGLLRIKVRPVYLFHCDPVKGALHFRTSLEKGLEIMEYLRGRISGMGIPTYAVDLPGGKGKVPISPNYILSVSGDTYTFKSPLDGIVEYTIRDAELY